The Malus domestica chromosome 10, GDT2T_hap1 genome contains a region encoding:
- the LOC103402297 gene encoding disease resistance protein RPV1-like, whose amino-acid sequence MKAALDGYKRIPNQDIQEILKISYNALEDSVKEVFLHIACFFKGKNQNNVIPILEGCDLNPKYSIEVLTDKAMINIKGNNIWMHDLLEEMGKEIISQELPTELGERSRLWFHEDVYCVLTEKTGTNKIKGIMVNLVEPDDEICLSAKSFSEMKNLQLLFIRNARFSGDHVAYLSNELRLLDWPECPLQALPSTFNPRKLVELNMPRSRLLQLGEGLKSCMFLTKTPNFSGIPNLEILNLEGCTSLVEVDHSVGFLQKLSRLNLKGCRNLTLFPRSISLKCLESIYLSDCGKLEHFPEIAGKMGSLTWMDVSRTAIKELPSSIGYLTGLQTLLLLGCENLTTLPFKPDPLLLPTNANSLLSNCGSLLLSKLEEFDMKGGNLSEINFLGTLDGVSTLFRLDLSGSNFVIFPVSITRYISLRILYLHGCKRLEEIPELPPKVGWLDASGCVSLEGFSKLSNIMEPKELQMISWMDLSNCRRLFDNLARDGEKMKNKSVNDQASPLL is encoded by the exons ATGAAAGCTGCATTAGATGGTTACAAAAGAATTCCTAACCAAGACATTCAAGAAATTCTCAAAATAAGTTACAATGCACTAGAAGATTCGGTGAAAGAGGTTTTCCTTCACATTGCATGTTTCTTTAAAGGGAAAAATCAGAATAATGTCATACCCATACTTGAGGGTTGTGACCTAAACCCGAAGTACAGCATTGAAGTACTCACAGACAAGGCTATGATAAATATTAAAGGAAATAATATTTGGATGCATGACTTGTTAGAAGAGATGGGTAAAGAAATCATTAGTCAAGAGTTGCCAACTGAGCTTGGTGAACGTAGCAGATTATGGTTTCACGAGGATGTTTACTGCGTTTTAACAGAAAAAACG GGAACAAACAAAATCAAAGGGATCATGGTAAATTTGGTTGAACCAGATGATGAGATATGCTTGAGTGCTAAAAGCTTTTCAGAGATGAAAAATCTCCAACTTCTTTTCATACGTAATGCACGCTTTTCTGGAGACCATGTTGCTTATCTCTCTAATGAGTTGAGGTTACTTGATTGGCCTGAATGTCCGTTACAAGCTTTGCCATCCACCTTCAATCCAAGAAAACTTGTTGAACTCAATATGCCTCGTAGTCGCTTGTTGCAACTTGGAGAGGGGTTGAAG AGCTGCATGTTCCTAACAAAAACCCCAAACTTCTCTGGGATTCCGAACTTAGAAATCTTGAATCTTGAAGGCTGTACAAGTTTGGttgaggttgatcattcggttGGATTCCTTCAAAAGCTCAGTCGCTTGAATCTTAAAGGATGTCGTAACCTTACATTATTTCCAAGAAGTATTAGCTTGAAATGTCTCGAGTCTATCTACCTTAGTGATTGTGGAAAGCTTGAGCATTTCCCTGAAATTGCTGGAAAGATGGGATCTTTAACATGGATGGATGTATCTCGCACTGCCATCAAAGAATTGCCTTCATCAATTGGATATCTCACTGGTCTTCAAACTTTACTTTTACTCGGATGTGAAAACCTTACTACTCTGCCATTCA AACCTGATCCTTTGCTGCTTCCAACGAACGCAAACAGTTTACTTAGCAACTGTGGCTCTTTATTGCTTTCAAAACTGGAGGAGTTTGATATGAAAGGAGGCAATTTATCAGAAATTAATTTCCTTGGTACTCTTGACGGTGTGTCTACCTTATTCAGACTTGATCTATCAGGAagtaattttgttatttttccgGTAAGCATTACCAGATATATTAGCTTGAGGATACTTTACTTGCATGGCTGCAAAAGGCTTGAGGAAATTCCAGAACTTCCACCAAAAGTAGGGTGGCTAGATGCGAGTGGTTGCGTATCATTAGAAGGGTTTTCGAAATTGTCAAACATAATGGAACCTAAAGAGTTACAGATGATTTCTTGGATGGACTTGTCCAATTGCCGGAGACTGTTTGACAATTTGGCTCGTGACGGggaaaagatgaaaaataaaTCAGTGAATGATCAGGCTTCCCCCCTTCTCTGA